The window CCGCAGGTGTCGGTGGAGCAGAAGCCCGCTCTCCTCCCCGTTGTCCGACAAGATCAGGCCGATCTTTGAGAAAATTAACATCTAGACTATACATGGCTTCAAACCTCTCGTAATCCTAATCCCAGTACAGTGCCTAAGCCCGGTCGTTGCACTGAGGGAATTTCTTGGTCAACCTCCAGCGAAAGAGCAATCACTGGGTCTACCTGAGTAGTAGGTAAGCTTAAGCGTTGGGTGAAAAATTCATCCAGTTGTCCAATTCCACCTCCAGGACCGGCTAGTAATAGCTGAGCGACTTCTAGATTGTCGCTCTGATTTAAATAAAAATCGATGGAGCGACGCAGTTCATCGGCGAGTTCTCCCAAGACTCTCAGCAGAGCTGCCATCCCTGGGTTAATCCCTGTAGCTCCAGTTCGTCCTCCTAACCCATCAGCGGGAACTGGTGGAATCGTCATCCCCTGTAGCAACTCTGTGTTCCTTGAGGTTGGTAAATTCATAGCTCGTGAAAGAGCGCTCTGGAGTTGGAACGTCCCGATGGGAACGGTACGAGAAAATTGAGGAACACCATCGACAATGATCGCAATCTCAGTGCTGTCAAATTCAATATCCACTAAGACAGCGGCTTCTTGGGGAGAAAACTGGCGCAGTTGCTCTCTCATCGTCCGAATCAGGGCAAAGCTATTAATCTCCAATACATCCACCTGTAATCCAGCTTGCCCAAATGTATCCAGATAGGTATCTGTGATTTCCTTACGAGTGGCGACTAAGAGGACTTGCACCTTTTCAATGCCATCTTCATCTTGAAAGAAGCCCAGCTTCTGATAATCCAAGTCTACTTCTTCACGGGGATAAGGTAGATACAGCCCCGCTTCATGGTTGAGTACCATGTCTCGAAGTTCTTGATCATCTAGCTCGGCGGGAATAGGGATAATGCGGATAATGGCTTCCCGCATCGGTACGGCAGTGGCGACGCGATCAACTTTGAGTTTACTCTCGGCTAAGGCTGCCCTAATCAGTTCAGCTAAAGCTGGGGAGTCGGCAATTTTCCCATCTTGGAAAATCCCATCCGGAACCTCGTGAGAGTATAGGGTGGCAACCTTATAGCCCTGACCCTGCTTTCGCAATTGAGCGATATTAATTCGTTCTGGAGCCAATTCTATCCCGACGCCTTTCTTGCCCTTGGAAAACAGCCCTTGAAAACGGTTAAACATATCCTGGTTCAGCGGGAGCGAAAATTAAGATTAAGAGACGTGATGAGCTGAAAGATTTAATCTAACAAGATTAATACTGATGCATGGTACCCAATCTAGCTCACAAACACCATGCTTAAGCGATATTTTCTCTAAGAATAAACAGGCAAGCTCCAACGGGAGGGAAGGTTGGTGCAAGAGCGATTCCAGAGCCTTTCGTCGCTTGGCTTAATATTGTTATTTTGGCACCCCTAACGATTCTTTGCGCCTGCACTCAGCTTTGACGATTACGATTGTGCGATCGCTACGTCTTTTGAGAGAGGCAATATGCTGATTGAGCCAGGTACTCAACCTCAATCATCCATCCTTGCTCTTGATTCAAAATGAACCTAAAAGGGAGGTGGGGCGAGAGGCGGCAAGCAACAGGCGACTCTTTCAATTT of the Allocoleopsis franciscana PCC 7113 genome contains:
- the pilM gene encoding type IV pilus assembly protein PilM, whose product is MFNRFQGLFSKGKKGVGIELAPERINIAQLRKQGQGYKVATLYSHEVPDGIFQDGKIADSPALAELIRAALAESKLKVDRVATAVPMREAIIRIIPIPAELDDQELRDMVLNHEAGLYLPYPREEVDLDYQKLGFFQDEDGIEKVQVLLVATRKEITDTYLDTFGQAGLQVDVLEINSFALIRTMREQLRQFSPQEAAVLVDIEFDSTEIAIIVDGVPQFSRTVPIGTFQLQSALSRAMNLPTSRNTELLQGMTIPPVPADGLGGRTGATGINPGMAALLRVLGELADELRRSIDFYLNQSDNLEVAQLLLAGPGGGIGQLDEFFTQRLSLPTTQVDPVIALSLEVDQEIPSVQRPGLGTVLGLGLREV